In Hoplias malabaricus isolate fHopMal1 chromosome 6, fHopMal1.hap1, whole genome shotgun sequence, a single window of DNA contains:
- the cfap90 gene encoding cilia- and flagella-associated protein 90, with amino-acid sequence MDLLSQAGSRPLSTLSVFSFIPPRRHEPKERRYFNRIPKAPEMYSYDCIHWRAEGYENKLHRDDREHAKSRGLDIYNEESSRPIPVLSSSEYGRHQPPALYKPERQFVRVARIRSEFYRKNGITKTLEEGYGSVVPV; translated from the exons atgGACTTGTTATCTCAGGCAGGGTCCAGACCCCTCTCtactctctctgtgttcagttTCATTCCGCCGAGGAGACACGAGCCGAAAGAAAGAAGATATTTCAACCGTATTCCTAAG GCTCCTGAAATGTATTCGTATGACTGTATACACTGGCGAGCTGAAGGTTATGAAAACAAGTTGCACCGAGATGACAGAGAACATGCCAAGAGTCGTGGGCTGGACATTTACAATGAG GAATCATCAAGGCCTATTCCTGTGCTGTCATCCTCTGAGTATGGTCGGCACCAGCCGCCAGCCCTGTACAAACCAGAACGGCAGTTTGTCCGAGTCGCTCGCATACGCTCAGAGTTTTACAGGAAAAACGGAATCACCAAAACACTGGAGGAGGGATATGGGTCTGTTGTTCCTGTCTGA